The Bacillota bacterium DNA window TCAGCGCGACACCGCTAGGCGGAATGCCGGCGCTGTTTAGTACCATGGCGAGGATTATGATCCCCACGCCGGGAGTAGCCGGTGAGCCGATAGATGCGCCGACGGTTGTGACGACAATCAGTAATAGCGCTGCCAGGCCTAGCTCAACCCTTCACCTCGTCAAATGGTTTCTGGATTATAGTATTCTACAGGCATCTAGGATTTCCATATGGGAAAATTATCCAGGTGCCGGGTTCAACCGATATAAGTGGCATACAAGTTGACCAAGCGCGACGGGAGCTCTGAATATAATGAACCCAGGACCCGATTCCTGGGGGAAGGGTGGATTTCGGGGATAATCTCAAATCCAGTATGGGAGATAAGCGGCGATTTTTGCTGGCGCTGTCTGCTCACCATGTTGGTAAGCTTGTCTTCGTAAGTAAACTCAAAGGCGGAAGCCATCGCCGAGAGGGCATTACCGCCCAATGTGACAACGGCCCGGGGGCGAATAATTTCCAACTGGGTTCGCAGGTTAACGCCGCAATTATGTAGGGTTGTCTTGTTGGGTGCGGTAATCGACTTGCCGTTTGCTTGCAGGGGGACACAGAGCACAGCATTGGTCAAATAAATCTTGCGGGCGGCTATAGAAACCGGAATATTGCTTTGACGGCAAAATTCCCGCAGACCACCGTAAATTAAGTCGGCCGAGCGTTCCCGTTGCAAAGCTCCTTGGTTTTGGTGATAGTCGTCCAGTCCCAGGTCGTGGATTGCATTATATTCGCCTGTAAACGCGATACCACCATAACCGCACCCATCTAATCCCGGCGCTTCGCCAACAAAAACAAGGTCAATTTCTGTTTTCTGCTCCAGGCAGGCAAGCAAGAACTTGCGACGATTCAAGTGCATATTAGTCTTGGTATCGTGCTTTTGATTATGATGCAGGTAGGGGTTCATAACTGCCTGGGTGCAGGTGGTGCAGGTAAATACATTCTCTATGTAAAATTGGCTCAGCTTGTTACTCATAAACACTCATCCTCTCCACCTAACATTTTAACAAAATTATTGACGGCCTGCCTAGGGGATTGGGCGGAAGGCTTATTCCAGACCGCCAAAATCAGGAGTAAACTGTACTATCTGAAACCGACAGGAGTGGGTTAGATGAGTATCCAAGCTAAAATCGATGCTGCTCCGCCAGGCGGAACCGTTGCTGTTGCACCCGGAACCTATAATGAGCAGCTAATTATCGATAAACCGCTGACATTAACCGGCCCCGCTTCCGGAGAAGCAATCATCGACGCCGGCGGTATGGCGGCAGTGCCGGTCATTCATATATTGGCCAACGATGTCACAGTGCAGCGTTTGACCATTCGCAATGGGCCGCTCCAGGGAATTCGGGTCGGCGACGCTGCCAATCCGAACTTAACGGGAATCGTCATCAAGAGCAATATTATTCGCGGTCACGGGCGGGCAGGGATCGATACAATTAACAATGCTTCGCTTTTGATTGAGGATAATCTGATTGAAAATAATGGTCTGACTACCGGCACCGGTCGCGCGGGGATTTTTCTGTTTCCCCACGGGAACACGATTATAAGAGATAACATTATCCGGAACAATATTTTTGATGGGATCTTTGCCCGGGCTAGCAGCGCAGGGCTTACTATCAGTGCCAACGTAATCAGCGGACATTCACTTAGCGGTATCACCCTTGCCTGGGACGAGCAGAATGTATCGATAACCAATAACCACATCGAAGATAACGGCACAGGAACATTTGAGGAACAGGGTGGGATTGTTATCATTCAATCTGTAGCCGAGGAAATAAGTGATAATACGATAATTGACAATCGTTTATCCGGGATTTTTTGGGGCTGGGTAGCGACCAGTGGACCGGCCCCGGAAATTTTGATTACCGGCAATGTAATCCAGGAAAGTTCCCGGGATGGGATTTACCTGTTCAGCCAGGGACCTGGTGGTTTTCTACCCCCTGATCCCTATCCTCTGACTCCGGAGATAACAAACAACCAGGTATTGGACAATGGCCGGGCCGGAGTCTATATAAGCAATTTATTCTTTTTCAGCCCGGGTAACGCCAATCCAGAGATTCACAATAATGATCTGGTCGACAACACATGGGGAGTGTTCAATGCCACAAG harbors:
- a CDS encoding dicarboxylate/amino acid:cation symporter; its protein translation is MAALLLIVVTTVGASIGSPATPGVGIIILAMVLNSAGIPPSGVALIIGVDRILDMSRTAINVSGDLTAAVVMNRLVDGKGSEADCHEENC